The Halovivax ruber XH-70 genome includes the window CTCGTCGTCGGGATCGAGGTCCGCGTCGCGGAGCTGATTCGCGCCTTCCCCTTTCGCCGTACTCCAGCTCCCGATCAACACGCTCGTGCTAAACCCGGTGGGGGCGAATCCCGCGGCCGCGGCGAACAAGCCGACGAAGACGACCGTGCGTTCGCCACCGAGATCGGGTGAGATGGCCGTCTCCGCCACGACATCGAGCGAGGGCGGGCCGACGACGGCGCCGAGGACCAGCAGGATACCGAGGACGATCGTGAATCCGAGGAGGATCTTCTCGAGGAGCGTGTAGCGGGCGAAAATCACGAGTACGCCGGCGATCCCGACGAGGACGACGAACGTCTGAGGGACTGATAGCGGGACCAACGGGCTCACGAGCGCGGCGCTCGAGAGGCCGACGCCCGCGGTGATCGCAGCGTAGCCGATCACGAAGACACCGAGTGTATACCACTGCATCCAGTTCGCCGGGCCGGGGAGCTGGTCGTAGGCCTCGACCGGATTCCCGCCGATTCCGTAGTTGTACCGGATACCGAGCTCCCAGGCACCGTACTTGACCAGGTAGATGAACGCGAAGACCCAGATCGCGAACAGTCCGAAGGTCGCCCCCATCGTCGGCCCGAGGACGATGTGGCTGCCGCCGATCCCGATCAGCGCCCAGAGCATCGAGGGTCCGAAGTGATTTCGGAAGAAGCCGGCCCAGTCGTCGCTCGGGTAGTCCAGGTCGACGCCGTCCGCCCCGCCGGTCGCGGTCCCGCCGTCGGGTCGTCCGTCTCCGTGCGATCGTTCCCCACCGACTGATTTGCCTTCGCCGTTTCCACTGGCCATACAGTACGGGTGTTCCGTCCCCTTTTGACAGTTATGTTGGTGGCGCTGAATTATGAGGTGACTGTGTGCGACCAGATGGGCTCGATTACGGACTCCACTCCGCTTGCGTGTCGCACATCTCTCAGATGTATACCAGCATCA containing:
- a CDS encoding Nramp family divalent metal transporter; protein product: MASGNGEGKSVGGERSHGDGRPDGGTATGGADGVDLDYPSDDWAGFFRNHFGPSMLWALIGIGGSHIVLGPTMGATFGLFAIWVFAFIYLVKYGAWELGIRYNYGIGGNPVEAYDQLPGPANWMQWYTLGVFVIGYAAITAGVGLSSAALVSPLVPLSVPQTFVVLVGIAGVLVIFARYTLLEKILLGFTIVLGILLVLGAVVGPPSLDVVAETAISPDLGGERTVVFVGLFAAAAGFAPTGFSTSVLIGSWSTAKGEGANQLRDADLDPDDERYHDYIRQWIRTGRRDFNIGYAFSFLLVAAMIVLSSNVLYPNPLDDANFAYELGQVLSDSFGEWSFWAMLVGGFAALYSTVITLLDGASRAAGDISPMVLGDRSPDNETVRRAVVLTTVVASSVVVLALGNVPVTFVVTVAAILAVTESLFYPANWYVVKKNLPEAFQPSRTWVAYYALSLLAVVVFGLMGAAAQLDLVPELLDVLR